The proteins below come from a single Triticum aestivum cultivar Chinese Spring chromosome 5D, IWGSC CS RefSeq v2.1, whole genome shotgun sequence genomic window:
- the LOC123125757 gene encoding stem-specific protein TSJT1 has product MLAVFDSAVAPSPEGLRQPGESGHGADGLAARFRESRPGAVTVDFGGGGAMAYSSHGQSPFLPRLFGVVDDIFCLFQGAIENMAVLKQQYGLSKTATEINLVIEAYRTLRDRGPYPADQVVRDLNGKFAFVLYDRSTSSVFMAADADGGVPFYWGVDSGGHLVVSDDDEAVKNACGKSFAPFPKGFFFTTSGGLQSYEHPLNEVKPVPRVDSKGEVCGTTYAVDEQAKKDTAGIPRVGSAADWSSQY; this is encoded by the exons ATGCTCGCGGTGTTCGACAGCGCGGTGGCGCCGAGCCCGGAGGGGCTGCGGCAGCCGGGCGAGTCCGGCCACGGCGCTGACGGGCTCGCGGCCCGGTTCCGGGAGTCCCGCCCCGGCGCGGTCACCGTcgacttcggcggcggcggcgccatggcctaCTCTTCCCACGGCCAGAGCCCCTTCCTCCCCAG GTTGTTCGGCGTCGTCGACGACATATTCTGCTTGTTCCAGGGCGCGATCGAGAACATGGCTGTGCTGAAGCAGCAGTACGGGTTGAGCAAAACTGCCACTGAGATCAACCTCGTCATTGAGGCCTACAGAACCCTGAGGGACAGGGGACCTTACCCTGCAGACCAGGTCGTGAGAGACCTCAATGGCAAATTCGCGTTTGTGCTATATGATCGCTCAACCAGCTCGGTCTTCATGGCTGCT GATGCTGATGGCGGCGTCCCATTTTACTGGGGAGTTGATTCAGGGGGTCATCTTGTAGTGTCCGACGACGATGAAGCTGTGAAGAACGCATGTGGAAAATCCTTCGCACCATTCCCCAAAG GTTTCTTTTTCACGACTTCCGGGGGTTTGCAGAGCTACGAGCATCCCCTGAACGAGGTGAAGCCGGTGCCGAGGGTCGACAGCAAAGGGGAGGTATGCGGCACAACTTACGCGGTCGATGAACAGGCCAAGAAAGATACCGCCGGCATTCCCCGTGTTGGCAGCGCTGCAGATTGGTCTTCCCAGTACTGA